Proteins encoded by one window of Kineosporia sp. NBRC 101731:
- the rpsH gene encoding 30S ribosomal protein S8, whose translation MVMTDPIADMLTRVRNANSAYHDQTQMPYSKLKANVAELLKSEGYISSWEIADAEVGKTLTVKLKFGPNRERSIAGLRRISKPGLRVYAKSTNLPRVLGGLGVAILSTSSGLMTDKQAKQKGVGGEVLAYVW comes from the coding sequence ATGGTGATGACCGATCCGATCGCGGACATGTTGACCCGCGTACGGAACGCGAACTCCGCGTACCACGACCAGACCCAGATGCCTTACAGCAAGCTGAAGGCGAACGTGGCCGAACTCCTCAAGTCGGAGGGCTACATCTCCTCCTGGGAGATCGCTGACGCCGAGGTGGGCAAGACGCTCACCGTCAAGCTGAAGTTCGGCCCCAACCGGGAGCGCTCGATCGCCGGTCTCCGGCGGATCAGCAAGCCCGGTCTGCGGGTCTACGCGAAGTCGACGAACCTGCCCCGGGTCCTTGGTGGCCTCGGCGTGGCGATCCTGTCGACCTCGTCCGGGCTCATGACCGACAAGCAGGCCAAGCAGAAGGGCGTAGGTGGGGAAGTCCTCGCCTACGTCTGGTAA
- the rplF gene encoding 50S ribosomal protein L6, translating to MSRIGRLPITVPAGVDVNLDGAQVSVKGPKGTLNLTVAAPITVAREDDGTVKVTRPDDERTSRALHGLTRTLIANMVVGVTEGYTKKLEIVGTGYRVQAKGSNLEFALGYSHSITVEPPAGVTFAVEGPTKFSVSGIDKQAVGEVAANLRKLRKPDPYKGKGVRYADEVIKRKVGKAGKK from the coding sequence ATGTCCCGAATCGGACGACTGCCGATCACCGTTCCCGCCGGCGTCGACGTGAACCTCGACGGCGCGCAGGTGTCGGTGAAGGGCCCCAAGGGGACCCTGAACCTCACCGTTGCCGCCCCGATCACCGTCGCCCGCGAGGACGACGGAACGGTGAAGGTCACGCGCCCCGACGACGAGCGTACGTCGCGCGCACTGCACGGTCTGACCCGCACGCTGATCGCCAACATGGTGGTCGGTGTGACCGAGGGTTACACCAAGAAGCTTGAGATCGTTGGCACGGGTTACCGGGTCCAGGCGAAGGGCTCCAACCTGGAGTTCGCCCTGGGCTACAGCCACTCGATCACGGTGGAGCCGCCGGCCGGCGTCACCTTCGCGGTGGAGGGCCCGACGAAGTTCTCGGTGTCCGGCATCGACAAGCAGGCTGTCGGCGAGGTCGCCGCCAACCTGCGCAAGCTGCGTAAGCCCGACCCCTACAAGGGCAAGGGCGTCCGCTACGCCGACGAAGTGATCAAGCGCAAGGTCGGAAAGGCGGGTAAGAAGTAA
- the rplX gene encoding 50S ribosomal protein L24, producing the protein MAKMRIKKGDTVQLITGRSQKNGGDRNKTGKVISVNTETQRVLVEGLNRVKRHTKEGQSSRGSQTGGIITQEAAIHISNLMLVDPETKKATRVGTRVETVERDGKTKTVRVRYAKRSGKDL; encoded by the coding sequence ATGGCGAAGATGAGGATCAAGAAGGGCGACACCGTCCAGCTGATCACTGGTCGCAGCCAGAAGAACGGTGGCGACCGGAACAAGACCGGCAAGGTGATCTCCGTGAACACGGAGACCCAGCGGGTCCTGGTCGAGGGGCTCAACCGGGTCAAGCGCCACACCAAGGAGGGACAGTCCAGCCGGGGTTCGCAGACCGGCGGGATCATCACTCAGGAGGCAGCGATCCACATCAGCAACCTGATGCTGGTCGACCCCGAGACCAAGAAGGCCACCCGCGTCGGCACCCGGGTCGAGACCGTCGAGCGCGACGGCAAGACCAAGACCGTGCGGGTTCGCTACGCCAAGCGTTCCGGTAAGGATCTGTGA
- the rplN gene encoding 50S ribosomal protein L14: MIQQESRLRVADNTGAKEILCIRVLGGSGRRYAGIGDVIVATVKDAIPGGNVKKGDVVKAVIVRTVKERRRPDGSYIRFDENAAVILRNDGDPRGTRIFGPVGRELRDKKFMKIISLAPEVL, translated from the coding sequence GTGATTCAGCAGGAATCGCGGCTCCGCGTCGCCGACAACACCGGTGCGAAGGAGATCCTCTGCATCCGCGTGCTCGGCGGCTCCGGCCGTCGGTACGCCGGCATCGGTGATGTCATCGTCGCGACCGTCAAGGACGCCATTCCCGGCGGCAACGTCAAGAAGGGCGACGTCGTCAAGGCCGTCATCGTGCGCACCGTCAAGGAGCGCCGCCGGCCGGACGGCTCGTACATCCGCTTCGACGAGAACGCCGCGGTGATTCTCCGCAACGACGGCGACCCGCGTGGCACCCGTATCTTCGGGCCGGTCGGTCGCGAGCTGCGTGACAAGAAGTTCATGAAGATCATTTCGCTGGCACCGGAGGTGCTCTGA
- the rplE gene encoding 50S ribosomal protein L5: MTVTEEGTKVQPRLRARYDAEIAPELRKQFNYPNVMQTPRLVKVVVNMGVGEAARDSKLIDGAVRDLSAITGQKPQVTKARKSIAQFKLREGMPIGAHVTLRGDRMWEFLDRLVSIALPRIRDFRGLSGKQFDGRGNYTFGLNEQSMFHEIDQDRIDRVRGMDITVVTTATNDEEGRVFLKLLGFPFKEN; the protein is encoded by the coding sequence ATGACTGTGACCGAAGAGGGCACCAAGGTGCAGCCGCGTCTGCGTGCGCGCTACGACGCGGAGATCGCGCCCGAGCTGCGCAAGCAGTTCAACTACCCGAACGTGATGCAGACCCCGCGTCTGGTCAAGGTCGTCGTGAACATGGGTGTGGGCGAGGCTGCCCGCGACTCCAAGCTGATCGACGGCGCGGTGCGCGACCTGAGCGCGATCACCGGCCAGAAGCCGCAGGTCACCAAGGCCCGCAAGTCCATCGCGCAGTTCAAGCTGCGTGAGGGCATGCCGATCGGCGCGCACGTCACGCTGCGTGGCGACCGCATGTGGGAGTTCCTGGACCGCCTGGTGAGCATCGCTCTGCCGCGTATCCGCGACTTCCGTGGACTCAGCGGCAAGCAGTTCGACGGGCGTGGCAACTACACGTTCGGCCTGAACGAGCAGTCCATGTTCCACGAGATCGACCAGGACCGGATCGACCGCGTTCGGGGTATGGACATCACGGTCGTCACGACGGCCACCAATGACGAAGAGGGGCGAGTCTTCCTGAAGCTCCTCGGTTTCCCGTTCAAGGAGAACTGA
- a CDS encoding type Z 30S ribosomal protein S14, whose product MAKTALINKAARKPKFGVRGYTRCQRCGRPHSVYRKFGLCRICLREMAHRGELPGVTKSSW is encoded by the coding sequence GTGGCGAAGACTGCGCTGATCAACAAGGCGGCGCGTAAGCCGAAGTTCGGTGTCCGGGGTTACACCCGGTGCCAGCGCTGCGGCCGCCCGCACTCTGTCTACCGCAAGTTCGGCCTGTGCCGGATCTGCCTGCGCGAGATGGCCCACCGGGGCGAACTGCCCGGCGTCACCAAGAGCAGCTGGTAG